One segment of Triticum aestivum cultivar Chinese Spring chromosome 2A, IWGSC CS RefSeq v2.1, whole genome shotgun sequence DNA contains the following:
- the LOC123191001 gene encoding pentatricopeptide repeat-containing protein At1g18485 has translation MQQRAPAERSTAASLHAHVLHLHQCGGAGNLLRRTHAAALTSGALAASLPLAGALILSYAAVADLPSSGRLLLHHPLRLRSAFLWNSLSRALSSASLPADALRVYNLMLRSAVSPDDRTFPFALHAAAAAAGAHADKGLELHAAALRSGHLADVFAGNTLVSFYAACGSARDARRAFDEMPARDVVSWNSLVSAFLANRMFDDARRALVSMMGSGVPVSVASLVSVVPACGVEQEQGFGLALHGLALKAGLDSVVNLGNALVDMYGKFCQVEASMQVFEVMPERNEVSWNSAIGCFLNSGLYGDVLAMFREMSERGVMPGSITLSSLLPALVELGYFDLGREVHGYSIKRAMDSDIFVANSLVDMYAKLGSLEKACTVFEKIEVPNVVSWNAMIANLVQNGAETEAFRLVIKMQKDGERPNSITLVNVLPACSRMSSLKIGKQIHAWSIRTGLVFDLFISNALIDMYAKCGQLSLAQNIFDLSEKDDVSYNALLLGYSQSPWSFESLNLFKEIRSAGIEYDAISFMGALTACTNLCAFKQGKEIHGVLVRRLQSNHPFLANSLLGLYTKGGMLDTATKIFNRITEKDVASWNTMIMGYGMHGQIDVAFHLFDLMKDDGVDYDHVSYIAVLSACSHGGLVEKGKEYFSQMRAQNLEPQQMHYACMVDLLGRTGQLTESVELIQDMPFHANSDVWGALLGACRIHGNIEVAQYAAEHLFELKPEHSGYYTLLINMYAEAGRWNEANKIRKLMKSRKVQKNPAYSWVQSGNKLQAFLVGNG, from the coding sequence ATGCAGCAGCGCGCTCCCGCCGAGCGCTCCACAGCGGCGTCCCTGCACGCGCACGTCCTCCACCTCCACCAATGCGGCGGCGCCGGCAACCTCCTCCGCCGCACCCACGCCGCCGCCCTGACATCCGGCGCGCTCGCCGCGTCCCTGCCCCTCGCGGGCGCGCTCATCCTCTCCTACGCCGCGGTCGCCGACCTgccctcctccggccgcctcctcctccaccacccgctccgcctccgctcggCCTTCCTCTGGAACTCGCTCTCCCGCGCGCTCTCCTCGGCCTCCCTCCCCGCCGACGCCCTGCGCGTCTACAACCTCATGCTCCGCTCCGCCGTCAGCCCGGACGACCGCACCTTCCCCTTCGCCCTccacgccgccgcggccgccgccggcgcgcACGCGGACAAGGGCCtagagctccacgccgccgcgcTCCGGAGCGGCCACCTCGCCGATGTCTTCGCGGGCAACACGCTCGTCTCTTTCTACGCCGCCTGTGGCTCCGCCCGTGATGCGCGCAGggcgttcgatgaaatgcccgcCCGGGACGTCGTCTCCTGGAACTCCCTCGTCTCGGCGTTCTTGGCCAACAGGATGTTCGATGATGCGAGGCGGGCGTTGGTCAGTATGATGGGGAGCGGGGTCCCTGTGAGTGTGGCGAGCTTGGTCTCGGTCGTGCCTGCTTGTGGCGTGGAGCAGGAGCAGGGGTTTGGGTTGGCTCTACATGGACTCGCGCTGAAAGCCGGGCTGGACTCCGTGGTCAATCTTGGAAATGCACTGGTTGATATGTACGGGAAGTTTTGTCAAGTGGAGGCATCGATGCAGGTGTTTGAAGTAATGCCAGAGAGAAATGAGGTTTCTTGGAATTCTGCCATAGGTTGTTTTCTTAATTCAGGGCTTTATGGAGATGTGCTGGCCATGTTTAGGGAAATGTCAGAGCGCGGAGTCATGCCAGGGTCTATCACGTTATCGAGTTTGCTACCTGCTTTGGTTGAGCTTGGTTATTTTGATCTGGGCAGGGAGGTACATGGGTATAGTATAAAGAGAGCAATGGACTCAGATATTTTCGTTGCCAATTCACTTGTGGATATGTATGCCAAACTCGGTTCTCTGGAGAAAGCCTGCACTGTCTTTGAAAAGATTGAGGTACCCAATGTGGTGTCATGGAATGCAATGATCGCTAATCTTGTGCAAAATGGAGCTGAGACTGAGGCATTCCGTCTTGTTATCAAGATGCAAAAGGATGGGGAACGGCCAAATTCAATAACCCTGGTGAATGTACTTCCAGCTTGTTCAAGGATGTCCTCTCTAAAGATAGGGAAACAGATCCATGCATGGTCGATCCGTACAGGATTAGTATTTGACTTATTCATATCGAATGCTTTGATTGATATGTACGCGAAGTGCGGGCAGCTGAGTTTGGCGCAAAATATTTTTGACTTGTCAGAGAAGGATGATGTGTCATACAACGCTTTGCTTCTGGGTTATTCTCAGAGTCCATGGAGTTTTGAATCTCTTAATCTATTTAAGGAGATAAGGTCTGCGGGAATTGAGTATGATGCTATTTCTTTCATGGGTGCCTTGACTGCATGTACCAATTTATGTGCATTTAAACAAGGGAAAGAAATTCATGGTGTTTTAGTAAGGAGATTACAAAGTAATCATCCCTTTCTGGCTAATTCACTGCTAGGTTTGTATACTAAAGGTGGAATGCTTGACACTGCAACAAAGATCTTCAATAGGATTACAGAGAAGGATGTTGCTTCATGGAATACCATGATCATGGGATACGGAATGCACGGCCAAATTGATGTTGCTTTCCATTTGTTTGATCTGATGAAGGATGATGGTGTTGACTATGATCATGTGTCTTACATCGCAGTGCTGTCGGCATGCAGCCACGGTGGGCTTGTTGAGAAAGGAAAAGAGTACTTCAGTCAAATGCGTGCCCAAAATTTAGAGCCACAACAAATGCATTATGCTTGCATGGTTGATCTTCTTGGGCGTACTGGACAACTGACTGAATCTGTTGAACTAATCCAAGACATGCCTTTTCATGCCAATTCCGATGTGTGGGGAGCACTGCTTGGGGCTTGCCGAATACATGGAAACATTGAAGTAGCGCAATATGCAGCGGAACATTTGTTTGAGTTGAAGCCAGAGCATTCGGGTTACTATACACTGCTGATAAACATGTACGCTGAGGCTGGTAGGTGGAATGAAGCAAACAAGATCAGGAAATTAATGAAATCCAGGAAGGTACAGAAAAATCCAGCCTATAGCTGGGTACAGAGTGGCAACAAGCTACAAGCTTTTCTTGTGGGGAATGGTTAG
- the LOC123190999 gene encoding uracil-DNA glycosylase, mitochondrial isoform X1: MAPSPPTAPKTIADFFVRPAKRLRSSAAKPSVVAPAASLSPSSPSSPSDPTALSPEQRRRADTNLALARARRNLRLAESKAAGGGAKLEELLVEETWLEALSGELRKPYALDLCRFVAHERLNAKVPVYPPPHLVFHALHTTPFHNVKAVIIGQDPYHGPGQAMGLSFSVPEGIKIPSSLQNIFKELHKDLGCTIPSHGNLERWAVQGILMLNTVLTVREHQANSHAKKGWEQFTDAVIKTVSQKKSGLVFILWGNSAQAKIRLIDETKHHILKSAHPSGLSANRGFFGCRHFSQTNQILERLGLSTIDWQL; encoded by the exons ATGGCGCCGTCGCCGCCCACCGCCCCCAAGACCATCGCCGACTTCTTCGTCCGCCCCGCTAAGCGCCTCCGTTCCAGCGCAGCCAAACCCTccgtcgtcgcccccgccgcctccctctccccatcctccccttcctccccctccgaccccaccgcgctctcgccggagcagcgccgcagggccgacaccaacctcgcgctcgcccgcgcgcgccgcaacctccgcctcgcCGAGTCCAAAG CAGCCGGCGGCGGCGCGAAGCTGGAGGAGCTGCTGGTGGAGGAGACGTGGCTGGAGGCGCTGTCCGGTGAGCTGCGCAAGCCCTACGCGCTCGACCTCTGCCGCTTCGTCGCCCACGAGCGCCTGAACGCCAAGGTGCCCGTCTACCCGCCGCCCCACCTTGTCTTCCACGCGCTCCACACCACCCCCTTCCACAACGTCAAAGCCGTCATCATCGGCCAG GATCCATACCATGGTCCTGGCCAGGCCATGGGATTGTCATTTTCAGTACCAGAGGGGATCAAAATCCCTTCCAGCTTACAAAACATATTTAAAGAGCTGCATAAGGATCTAGGGTGCACTATACCATCCCATGGGAATTTGGAAAGATGGGCTGTGCAG GGTATTCTTATGCTCAATACCGTGCTAACAG TGAGGGAACACCAAGCCAACTCACATGCCAAGAAAGGATGGGAGCAGTTCACTGATGCTGTCATTAAGACAGTATCACAAAAGAAATCAGGATTAGTCTTTATTCTCTGGGGAAACTCAGCTCAAGCGAAGATAAG ATTGATTGATGAAACAAAACATCACATTCTAAAATCTGCTCATCCGTCAGGCCTGTCTGCAAACAGAGGTTTCTTTGGATGCAG GCACTTTTCGCAGACGAATCAGATCCTGGAGAGGCTTGGGCTATCCACCATCGATTGGCAGCTCTGA
- the LOC123191000 gene encoding early nodulin-like protein 1, translating into MANSLLPVVALLALLFGASRAADFEVGGDAGWVVPAAGDSGAYNDWASKNRFLVGDSVHFKYKADSVMEVTQEEYDKCGSTHPIFFSNNGDTEVRLDRPGPFYFISGVTGHCERGQKMVVKVIGQNEPPPAPPAPPSGAAPAGIGSAGAVAALLPALIVLGV; encoded by the exons ATGGCGAACAGCCTCCTCCCCGTCGTGGCGCTCCTCGCGCTGCTCTTCGGCGCGTCGCGCGCCGCCGACTTCGAGGTCGGCGGGGACGCCGGGTGGGTCGTGCCGGCGGCCGGCGACTCCGGCGCGTACAACGACTGGGCGTCCAAGAACCGCTTCCTCGTCGGCGACAGCGTCC ATTTCAAGTACAAGGCGGACTCGGTGATGGAGGTGACGCAGGAGGAGTACGACAAGTGCGGGTCGACGCACCCCATCTTCTTCTCCAACAACGGCGACACCGAGGTGCGCCTGGACCGCCCGGGCCCCTTCTACTTCATCAGCGGCGTCACGGGCCACTGCGAGCGCGGCCAGAAGATGGTCGTCAAGGTCATCGGCCAGAACGagcccccgccggcgccgcccgcgcccccaAGCGGCGCCGCGCCAGCCGGCATCGGATCCGCCGGCGCCGTGGCGGCCCTTTTGCCTGCTCTCATTGTGCTCGGTGTCTGA
- the LOC123190999 gene encoding uracil-DNA glycosylase, mitochondrial isoform X2: MAPSPPTAPKTIADFFVRPAKRLRSSAAKPSVVAPAASLSPSSPSSPSDPTALSPEQRRRADTNLALARARRNLRLAESKAGGGAKLEELLVEETWLEALSGELRKPYALDLCRFVAHERLNAKVPVYPPPHLVFHALHTTPFHNVKAVIIGQDPYHGPGQAMGLSFSVPEGIKIPSSLQNIFKELHKDLGCTIPSHGNLERWAVQGILMLNTVLTVREHQANSHAKKGWEQFTDAVIKTVSQKKSGLVFILWGNSAQAKIRLIDETKHHILKSAHPSGLSANRGFFGCRHFSQTNQILERLGLSTIDWQL, from the exons ATGGCGCCGTCGCCGCCCACCGCCCCCAAGACCATCGCCGACTTCTTCGTCCGCCCCGCTAAGCGCCTCCGTTCCAGCGCAGCCAAACCCTccgtcgtcgcccccgccgcctccctctccccatcctccccttcctccccctccgaccccaccgcgctctcgccggagcagcgccgcagggccgacaccaacctcgcgctcgcccgcgcgcgccgcaacctccgcctcgcCGAGTCCAAAG CCGGCGGCGGCGCGAAGCTGGAGGAGCTGCTGGTGGAGGAGACGTGGCTGGAGGCGCTGTCCGGTGAGCTGCGCAAGCCCTACGCGCTCGACCTCTGCCGCTTCGTCGCCCACGAGCGCCTGAACGCCAAGGTGCCCGTCTACCCGCCGCCCCACCTTGTCTTCCACGCGCTCCACACCACCCCCTTCCACAACGTCAAAGCCGTCATCATCGGCCAG GATCCATACCATGGTCCTGGCCAGGCCATGGGATTGTCATTTTCAGTACCAGAGGGGATCAAAATCCCTTCCAGCTTACAAAACATATTTAAAGAGCTGCATAAGGATCTAGGGTGCACTATACCATCCCATGGGAATTTGGAAAGATGGGCTGTGCAG GGTATTCTTATGCTCAATACCGTGCTAACAG TGAGGGAACACCAAGCCAACTCACATGCCAAGAAAGGATGGGAGCAGTTCACTGATGCTGTCATTAAGACAGTATCACAAAAGAAATCAGGATTAGTCTTTATTCTCTGGGGAAACTCAGCTCAAGCGAAGATAAG ATTGATTGATGAAACAAAACATCACATTCTAAAATCTGCTCATCCGTCAGGCCTGTCTGCAAACAGAGGTTTCTTTGGATGCAG GCACTTTTCGCAGACGAATCAGATCCTGGAGAGGCTTGGGCTATCCACCATCGATTGGCAGCTCTGA